From the Porites lutea chromosome 5, jaPorLute2.1, whole genome shotgun sequence genome, the window ACCCATTTGCACCCTCGTTGTAGAAGCTCTTGCACAATTTGTTGCTGGTTCCACTGCTCGATCGACTCTCTCAGCATCTTATTCAAGCGTGTAGACAGAACAGCAGCTTGGAGTTCAAGCCTTGGAatgcttgtgaacttgacaggTGCATTTCTTGCTTTCCCCACAACAAACGAGCAGTGAATAGACCCATCTGGATTCTCGACTCTTAGATACGCAGATGCACCGTAGCCAATTTCAGAGGCATCAGAGAAGATATGCAGCTGTAGTTTGCATTTGGAAGCATCTGTTCCAGCTGGCAAGTAGCAACGTGGGATGCGCAGTGCAGAGAGGGATGACAGCTGTGAGGTCCAAGACTTCCATCTGGCTAAGAAGTTTTCTTCGAGTGGCTGGTCCCAGTCTACCTTAGCCTTCCACATATCCTGGATAATTACTCTGGCAGTAAGGGCCACAGGCGCAGCAAACCCAAGAGGGTCATACAGGGAACAAACGGCGGACAGTACTCCACGCTTTGTTTCGGGTCGATTCAAGTTCTTGATGTCAAATCCAAGCTCATCTGTTTCAGCAAACCAGCGAATCCCTAGCGCCCTTTCCACTGGCAGTTCGTCTAAGTCAAGATTCAGATCTGGTGTGGCTCTTTTCTCGGTGGGAATGGTTGCCAAAACATTCTTACTGTTCGTCATGAATTTCGTAAGGTTGAAGCCACCGTGATTCAGGATTTTCACTAGGTCCGATGCTACAGTAGATGCTGTATTCTCCTCACTGAAGGATGGCAGAGCATCGTCAACATAAAAGTTCCTGTCAACAGTTGCAACAACTTGCGGGTTGAACCTTTCAGCATTGTCACTGGCTGTTCTTCTCAGGGCCCAATTTGCAACGcaaggggacgaggttgctccaAATATGTGTACTTCCATAACATAGACATCCGGGGGTTTGTCGTAATCATCTGTCCACCAGAGGAATCGTAGAGCTTCTTGATCTTGTTTACGCACACGCACTTGATGAAACATTGCCTCGACATCAGCGGCTACCCCTACATGCCCCTGTCGAAATCGCAGCAGCACACCAACGAGACTGTTTGTCATGTCTGGCCCTTGAACGAGATTCTTGTTTAGAGATGTTCCTTCATACTCAGATGCGGCATCGAAGACGATACGGAGCTTGTCAGGTTTGTTGGGATTAGTCACTGGTTGATGAGGTAAGTACCAAGTTATCGAGCTTTCTCTAGCTGCTTCTTCAGGGGACAATTTGCGTGCATAACCCTTCGAGATGTACTCAGTCATGACTCCACGGTACTTAGCAGCCATTTGCTCATTTCCTGCTTTGGTCAGGCGTCGTCTAAGCAATTCTGCTCGTCTTTCAGCTAAAATGCGATTGTTTGGCAGCTTTGGCTGATCTTCCTTCCATAGTAGGCCAACTTCATAATGCCCGTCTACAAGGGTAGTAGTTTCTTCAATGATTTTTAGGGCTCGTTTGTCTTCCACAGATAAGGGCTTCTCTCCTGCTTTCAATGTTCCATAGTCTTCGATCTTCCAAAACCTTTCAACAAAGTCGTCAGGTTTGTGTCCAACAGAGATGAAATTGAGCTCAGCTCTTCTTGTCCCAGCGATAGTCAATGGACCTGAAATGCTCCAACCGAGAGGGTACCGATAACCGTAGAGGCCGCTCTTGTTGTCTTTCGGGATTCTGACTTCCTTCTGCAAGTGTGCAACAGGGACGTTACTCCCCACAATGATCGAGACTCGTTCAAAGTCCACCACTGGGAATGTAAGGTCTTGAAGGTGCGGATACTTATGGACATCTACTGTCCCCGGCAAAACTCGTTCTGATTGATTCAGGTCAGGGAGAACGTAAGCTTCATTAACATCAATGTCTTCACCGTATGCTTCTACAGGACTGAGAGTAAAGGAAACGCGTCGACTCTCCACCAGCTCCTCGCTGTTCGTAATAGTCTTAATCCCGATTTGCTCCGAGATCCCTTTCAGGTCAAGATGATCAGCAAGCTCTTTGTCAATGAGGGTATCGGTACAGCCATTGTCAAGAAATGCATATGTAGAAAGGGAACCACCGTTCTCTGCAGTAATGGTTACAGGAActacatttaacaaaacttGGGCTCTTGTGGTGCTGACACCGGCAGATGTAATCGAAGTCTGTGGCCTGTCGCTGGGCGGCTGTCTTGTGCCTTGCTCCATTTGTGGTTGCCGGGTTATTGGGTCAGCAGTCGGAGTACTGTATCGGTTAGTGGGGTTATGAGTGTTCTTGTTTCCAGGAGTTCTGCGTCCATTGTTGTTGTCCCTATGCAGTATTGGTAAGTGGTGTCCAGGACACAGAGAACAAGCTGGTGGCTCAGGACAGGAAGTACCACTGTGATCGGGATTATGGCAACCACAGTTAAAGCAGAACCCATACGATGCTGCATATTGTCGACGCACGGCTACACGGTCACACTGTTTGACGATTGGGCACTCCTGGAGTCGGTGGGGAGTAGACTTGCAAATTGCACAGTTTGCAGAGTTCTCTTTCTTGGGGGCGTTCTTAAGCGATGTGGCGTTGATCGTAGCATTTTTCGTGGGCAGGTCCGATCCTTTAGAAGCTTTGGGGGGGGACTTGTTTGTCCTGTTTTCTCCCCTTTGCGGCTGCATTCCAAACACTGGGTCATTCCTTATTGACGCTTgccttttcacaaattttgCAATGTCCTTTAGTCGTGCAGTTCCACCACGGCTAACAATCTCGTAGTTTTCGGTCTGCCACTTGGTGATTAAATCATTTGGGAGTCTGTTTACGATTCTTCTCAAATTGGTAGCTACGCTTGCTTCGCGTTCCACATCTCCCTTCAGAACCTTGGTTGAAGTGTTCAGCTTCTCGGCAAAATTAAGCAGACCCATGTTGTCACCATAGGCAAGTTTGGGGCCTGAGACTAACTCTTCGATGCAGGCTTGC encodes:
- the LOC140938765 gene encoding uncharacterized protein; the protein is MDPEDSAKGAVGYSLRQDPVPNTQIDFGELVYQREISEQRRLASLWNKESKEVAFETQQLQTLLYTNWEHLSARKIVDRLAIIWKSFETVHSKYLPGIRDSKRLQEVQQRFKSLKEQMMFTIEECETQIRTDQETQKRDDERSIKSHKSHQSQSSTTSRSSSSSRKERFRAMLLAKKKLELAKSRAQEEAELAKSKAQQEAELVKAEHERSAKKELRLLEDEAVLGELDWKIENEFDEETGVVNGVDNIVQTTYPIEEKPLGQSPQIQLDDSEPRTPKIPAPTPKPSLPLIPVSCSTPQDTAPGSCKEKPATEVKSNIADTANKGALPVTECQQPPYQAPRTFQYRPKSQPEDKVIEQAPKDHVAAMWKVQLLNGISPTPFNGNPADFPFFKEQAHTHLESELLTDAQRVEYLPKFLKGEALEVIKRNRGSSYSELMKILEERFGRPIQVTQACIEELVSGPKLAYGDNMGLLNFAEKLNTSTKVLKGDVEREASVATNLRRIVNRLPNDLITKWQTENYEIVSRGGTARLKDIAKFVKRQASIRNDPVFGMQPQRGENRTNKSPPKASKGSDLPTKNATINATSLKNAPKKENSANCAICKSTPHRLQECPIVKQCDRVAVRRQYAASYGFCFNCGCHNPDHSGTSCPEPPACSLCPGHHLPILHRDNNNGRRTPGNKNTHNPTNRYSTPTADPITRQPQMEQGTRQPPSDRPQTSITSAGVSTTRAQVLLNVVPVTITAENGGSLSTYAFLDNGCTDTLIDKELADHLDLKGISEQIGIKTITNSEELVESRRVSFTLSPVEAYGEDIDVNEAYVLPDLNQSERVLPGTVDVHKYPHLQDLTFPVVDFERVSIIVGSNVPVAHLQKEVRIPKDNKSGLYGYRYPLGWSISGPLTIAGTRRAELNFISVGHKPDDFVERFWKIEDYGTLKAGEKPLSVEDKRALKIIEETTTLVDGHYEVGLLWKEDQPKLPNNRILAERRAELLRRRLTKAGNEQMAAKYRGVMTEYISKGYARKLSPEEAARESSITWYLPHQPVTNPNKPDKLRIVFDAASEYEGTSLNKNLVQGPDMTNSLVGVLLRFRQGHVGVAADVEAMFHQVRVRKQDQEALRFLWWTDDYDKPPDVYVMEVHIFGATSSPCVANWALRRTASDNAERFNPQVVATVDRNFYVDDALPSFSEENTASTVASDLVKILNHGGFNLTKFMTNSKNVLATIPTEKRATPDLNLDLDELPVERALGIRWFAETDELGFDIKNLNRPETKRGVLSAVCSLYDPLGFAAPVALTARVIIQDMWKAKVDWDQPLEENFLARWKSWTSQLSSLSALRIPRCYLPAGTDASKCKLQLHIFSDASEIGYGASAYLRVENPDGSIHCSFVVGKARNAPVKFTSIPRLELQAAVLSTRLNKMLRESIEQWNQQQIVQELLQRGCKWVFQPPTASSMSGIWERMVRSAKTVLKSILGTQVVTEAVLQTLLTEVERVLNGRALTANSDDPNDLQPLTPAHFLMQRKTICLPPGIFEKADQYHRRKWRQVQFLADLFWKRWLREYLPTLQARGKWRKVLPNLKPKALVLLVDDNVPRGCWKLGRVLEVFPGPDGLVRTAKVKTKDSVFIRPIQKLCLLENDLENN